gggtgaccaaaaaagagtttagggcaatattttttgaaaatagggggattctttagtatgccatgagtGCATGTTCCATAACCCTGGTTCACTAATTGAAGCCCCCGTGTCTCACTCATGCCttgttttttatttggattttcttttccccttctagaCAACATAAACATTAGATTCAATCAACTCATTTTAATATTTCTCCAAGGTATTGTGTTCTTCGATAATAGTTAGTGCAAGTACTAATGTTGTAGCTCCATTTGATGGACCACAAATATTGTCAAAGTATGAAATTATGGTTGTACATTTTGATGACCTCCCTTCACTACTTTCAATAGTCTTGTTTCTTCTTGACATTTctcatgaaataaaatctaaaaaaaagtGTCTTTTTGTTTATGAGGAACCATAGAACATAAATCCATAATTCCTTGGGCTCTAGATGTAACCCTGCTCAATATAATCTATAAGAATGAAACAGGAATGGAAAAGAGATAAATAATCTTATAACACTATAAGGAAATGATCACTTACCTTAAAGTTTTTATTGACTCACTAATGTATCAATTCATATAGTTGTAACTTGTCTATCATCCAAATTGAGagtttataatcaaataaaaaatttaaacataattTAGAGTTTTGATAAAGTATTTATTATATTAAcccatattttaaaaaaattacaagatttTTAGACGGTATAGTAATAATTTGGTAAATATCACATGATTATAAGATGACATATGTAAATTTTGGGTGATTCGAACCTCAAAAAAATATATACGTtgtaattttcaaggtgattatGGACCTAGGATTAGCATGAAGTTATAATTGTATTGAAAAAGTGGGTCCTCATATATAGTTAATTTTTAGTGTTACTGGTGACATGGGTGCTCatattttgttaatttttaatGTTACTGGTGACATGGGTGCTCatattttgttaatttttaatGTTATTGGTGACATGGGTGCTCatattttgttaatttttaatGTTACTGGTGAAATGGGTCCTCATACATAGTAAAATTTTAGTGGTATTGATAAATAAGTGGATAAAATAATACATGCACTTGAATTTTAAGTTGAAATATTAATTACATCATCAGAAACCCGTAGTTTACTATGGTAAAAACATTAATTATATACACCCCATAAAATAAATCAGTGAAAAATTGAAATACATTTAACTAATTATTCATCAAATTTGGACACTTTGCCTCCCCTCAGTTTCAACGTATTTACCAATTTAGATTGTCTGATATGAATTATTCTCCACTAAGAAAATTCTTGCAAGTGTGTTAAATTTGGCTTCTTCCTCAATCCCTATGGACATAAATATTTATGTCCATTTACatgtatttttatatattttatgttaTTATAACTCCTTTTGCATCTATTTCCACACATTCACTCCATTATTAGCTTAAGACTCCATAAATTTGTCCAACACAACCTTGAGATTTTCATATTCTACATTAGTCGAGCATGTTACTAAAGTTTGATCCAGAGAGCTAGTTGAGATTGAACCCAAgatttaactttttaaaaattaaaattatcaaCTCCTCCCTTTCCTATTAGTCACTATGGTCAACTTGATACTTTTTTGTGAGTATTTATTATGTCAATATTTAAAGACATTTATTTGTACAATTAAACACAttttagaacattatatatatatatattcacttttAGAAGTCTATAATTTGCTAGATTGATGGTGTAGGTTACTTCATAGTAGATCCCTTCCATGTCACTCAAGATTGACTTTGGAtcatttaaatttgattaattaaaaatggtATGCTGACACAAAACTCAAGAAAATAAACATATTAAGATATCAATTTTTAAACCTAAACAAACTAACTCTACATGCTTTCAATatctataatttattattaatttgaaGCTCTAAAGAAAAGGATTgcatttcatttgaaatgtaagtaCAACCTAAAAACTGCACTCTACATGCATATAAACAATGGCCCTATAATGAAATGTCTCTTAATAAACAAATGTGTGTGACCAGTGCAATGAGATTACAAATAACGATATCTAGGAACATTATAAAATGGTTAATCTATTTGAGGAAAGACCCTCTATTGAATTCGCTGTCTTTTTCTCATAATCTTTATCTTCCTTCTTGTCTACCATGGGCTGGGTAGTTGTCCAAACGGTAGCTACCGCACTCACAGTGAGAATTTCTTTCTCGTAGTTGGTTATCTACAGAATTGTTTGATATAATTGGGTATGAATGTTCTCAAAGCCTTTGGACATATTATGTAGAGGTGTGATCAGGATGCAACATCTGTTACAAATTAGACCATATAACTATCAATTCGTCATCCCTTTTAACTCTTCGTTTCCACCATACGCATGATTTAGGATTTGAATCTTGTCAAACACTTCAAGTTAATCTAATCGATATAATTTATACCCGATCTTATCCACCTCCATCCGCCTACTAGTTTAACTCTTGATGGGTCTCACCCCACATGAAATCAATTCTGTACAAAGATTCAACATTGCTTTCATTGTAGTTTTCGATCCGTTGTATCTGCAAAATGGGTGGAAGAAGATCGGCAGTTAGTTGTTCTGCAGTCTGGATTATAATACTGTGTTGGGTAGTTGCCCTACCATGGAAGTTCGCAACAGGGGAAAAGTGTGGAAACATAAGTGTGTTTGAGCCATTTGGGTCAGGCGGATCATTTCCCTACGCAAACATGGTGATCTGCAACGCCAACAAGACGCTCCAGTTTCGAACTGCGCGTGGGGCGTTCGATGTACAAAGCGTGGATTACGAGTCGAAAAGTCTGCACATTTGGGATCCTTCGCTCTCCACATGCAAATCTCTCACTCCTCTGGGGAACCAATATTTCTCCCCGGATTCGATCCTCCCACCTTCCAACGACACCACCATTCTCCTCCTCAACTGCAGCGCTAAATCCGTTGTCACCCGGAATGCTGATCATTTTTGCGCAGAAAGTAATTCTTCTAATGTCTGTCATGATATGTATGATGACTGTCCTGCTTTTAAGGGCCTTCTGGAAAAGCTTCCGAATTCTTCAGGTATGGCGTGTTGTGTTACCAGTTTTGCAAGGCTGGGGAATCTGGGGATCAAAGAGCTCGAGTGTTCTCATTATACGAGTGCATACAGGAGGAAAGAGTCTCATGAATGGCGGTTCGGCATAAGCCTTTCGTTCCGTGAGTCAGAGGAACCAGTGCCGGACATTGGTGAGTTCTGTGAGAGATGCGATCCCGCGCGCCATGGCTTCCAGATCTCTGAAGATCACCCCAGATGTGGAATAGGGCGACAGTGTATTTGCTACCCTCATAAATGTGGTAAACTATTATATActcttctatttctttcttttcttttttcttattgGAATAGGGAAGCTTATCATAGGCGTTATAGCTAATTTTGTGTATCCACATATTCTAAATGGTATATAGCTAACTTCATCTATCCACAGAATTTCATCTATCCACAGATTCTAAAGCGTTATTTCATTCTAAACAGTACATCGGAACATGAACATTAACTGGTGCTCTTCCCCAAGtcatttctttatatatatatatatatatatatatatatatatatatatatatatatgtatatatatatatatatatatatgtatatgtatatatatatatatatatatatgtatatgtatatatatatatatatatatatatatatgtatatgtatatatatatatatataaaagttagtAATTAGATCAATTGTTCAATTTTATTGGTATCAATAGTCCACAATTATTGAGGAATTTGTGTATTAGTATTAGATTAGTTGTACAAATTTTGTGGTGGTCAAAGAGAATGATTCATGAAGGACAATAAGAAATATGTATGATATGTCGAACTCAAAATGATCACTGCATTTGTTGTAACAAGGAGCCGAAACAACAACTATAAGCAAGTCACATACAAAGTTAGCTACAACAATTGCTAGTATCCTTCTCCTAAATATTTCTGTTCATCCTAGATAAAACTAACATACCTATCTTTAAAAGAATATAAGTAAAGTACGAGAAAGATatcatatttattcattatttcacttaaaaaaatattatatgattatatttCTATTAAAGCCTTGACAAAATACTTATCTAATATCTTTTCATATTTTTTGGGTGATGCAGAGGATGATTTCTTCTCAGGAGCTATGCCCAACATTTTGCCACCAACCCTGATAGAAAGAATTGTTCTTTTCTTTGTGTTGTTAGCAGGTATACATCATCATCACTACATTTGTCATCTATACTTGTAATGGATTATCTGTGGTTAAGACAAGTCTCtggttttaatgtttttggattcttTCTTTGACAGGATCGGTGCTTTGGATGATGATCTGACTTTATAGAGCTAGATTATCAATTTTAGCGTACAAAATTGAAGCTATGCTATTTAAAATCCTTGTTGAATTGAATTATAGGTGGGATTAAAAGCACTAAATCCAACACACTTGAATTGTCTATATGTTGTATAGATCATTACAATCCTATGAGTTTGAGATTATTTGGAACTTCAGAACTTTAATGAACTATGGAAATTCAAGATAATTGTAATTTTAATTCTTATACATTTTAAAAAGTAAGATATTGATGCTATTTATTGAGTTGTCTtgtgttttgtaatttttttcatataatataattttgtGGAGGAAATATATGATATTACATTATATCAAACATATTAAGTAAATGGttctattgaaagaatccaaaaaaagttcctttggtcgggtgTGAAAGTTAAAAACAGAATCCCCCTTTTGCCTGGAATAACATTTGTTCCCTTAAGGCCTCAtgtgggctgggcttaaggaacattggttctatgaataaagctttattagccaagcaaatatggagattcaaaggggaggaaagagaatgaaactctatttggaaaaacaaatatctctatatgcaaccttttgaggaagaattctttgacaactctttctctattgatggatctgccatttggaatgccGTGCAATTTGCTAAAGGCTGGGCTGCTACTGgcagaacctggaaccttggggatgggaggaaaataagattttgggaagatagatggatcctggataaacctctggaggaaattcctatcctcaaagattggaaagacaatttcaaatgcaggtatggtgaaatggtaagagattactgcaGAAATGGGGACTGGATTGACTTCAGCCAGCAGTGTccggatctcaagttccttcagattgctctctttgctaaaatccctagagacaacaaagatgacatactaatatggggggaaactctggatgggaaatactctatttCCTCTACTATGGCTATTCACAATGTCCCGGTGGAAGATATTCCcatttgggctaaagtttggaataagaaattagttcccaaagtcaacatcttcttttggattttcatccaaaataagatattaaccctggataattttcataaaagaggcattatttttcctaataggtgttctctttgttgcaaggaagaagagaccacttgccatattcttaatcaatgctcttttagccaggatatctggaaaatcatcctttccagGTGGAACCTGAGTTGGGTCTTCCCGAACACTCTTGGTGACacctggcttcaatggcattgtcctaacttTAATCCTAAAATTATGGAGACCTGGAGACTTACTCTGCCGATTGTtatttggaatatatggaaagagcacaacaacaagattttcagagataaaagggtTATTCCtaaagtggttgcagataaaatctttaggagtatttttgaatgcctctattgtactgatcagggacttgctgctaaagatgatttcaaAGATAGGTGGAATCTTTCTACTACTACCACTAGCAAGGAGAAAGGTAGAGAAGGTCTTGTCTACTATTTTCCcccgcagggatggattaaggctaacttcgatggggcttctaaagggaatctgggtaaagctagatatgggggcattgtcaggaattttgctggaagttgtcttaaggcagtggctagtcctctggggaatcaaactagccattttgctgaagcctctgctgccttgaataccttaattatagccaaaaatcttaattatgataaaatatggcttgagggggattcacttaatattattaagttcttaaagggggaatcagagccttcttggtctattgagaatatcatcatgaaagctagagagatcatcgccaatttcaaagaaattattatacaacatgccttcagagagaaaaacAGTGTTGCTAACTGTTTAGCGAATACTAGAGTTAACTTTGactctcaaatgatttggcatgaggatgatctcaatttaaatattaaagagatcctcaaaaaggaccgttatacgggtagagaaggacaattaaatcatgacaagtaaaaagcatcatttacgcCTTGCTAGAAAGGCCATCATCATTTGGCATTGCGGAagatctcctactatctccaataaatcaccgcacactttgtgggttactcagtgcGAAAACTTGAGCAGCATCGGGAAAGAAGGTCTCAATTTGTAGAGAAATAGAGCAGATAGCCCGCAACTGAAAATGGGAGAAGACCTAAGACGTGAAGAACCTGACAACACGTCGACCTGGAAAGCAATGCCAAAAGTCTAGGCGAAACTGtagaagggctctcttaccagctACATGGAAAAGCtcgaggactatgacaaaggtagggttaacttagccatttccaagatttctgaaaattggtctaatggctcttttaaactttatggagttaagtttaagttggatgctgggcttatttcaactgtgactggaatgccccacactgggcttagcTTCTTTTGAGACTTCAAGGTCTCCAATAATGCGGTTAACCTGTTCCCGCGGAAAGAGAAATATCGGGCTAAAATAGGCAAGGCTACCGGGGGCTACTAcaaagctgcaaacatcaagaagttgtggcgCTGGATCCTgaatgcaatcatggagtatatcaCGGTTGAAGGCCGTTTCTCCaggggcccacacctaccacttcgtgctcttaaaccatttcacaCACAACAAAAAGGTgtctctgccctactacctttttcggtccCTTTCCAAGTCCCTCAACAAACAtaggactaacccttccagcccgattctccattgcgggctcctgctgctcatctatgagcattgcaaaaccctcgctctgCAAGAAAATAAGCGTATTTCCGCTTCCccgggtaagagaaagatggaagagggagaaactagcaaggagaaggcgtcatccaacaagaaaaggaaaagtgcccccGGGTTGGAAACATAGGACATTgccaaggaaagcagtggtatggagatggATGAATCTAACGGTGAAGACAGCTAGAAAGAAGAGGAGCTGGGAAAcgaagaagaaagtgaagattttgagcctggtcaagatagccctattccaagcaatcaccctggtaaggacaatagccatctgatggaagaaacgactcccaaggataatgaggaaaccgaagTTTATTCTGAGAAGGAAATAAAAAAAGACTCTGAGAAGAACCTGACTAAGGAtagggatagcaaggacaaggaaagtgctggtgaggggcttatcctggataatctcaagaagctctcggaggccagAATGGATTTCGATAGACGGACCtacgaaaccctgaaaaacctggaaaagaaagggataaatttggataaaaagagggaggatgaaaatagagagcatattaattagaagcaggaaatggagaacaaggta
This genomic stretch from Cryptomeria japonica chromosome 8, Sugi_1.0, whole genome shotgun sequence harbors:
- the LOC131055815 gene encoding uncharacterized protein LOC131055815, whose amino-acid sequence is MGGRRSAVSCSAVWIIILCWVVALPWKFATGEKCGNISVFEPFGSGGSFPYANMVICNANKTLQFRTARGAFDVQSVDYESKSLHIWDPSLSTCKSLTPLGNQYFSPDSILPPSNDTTILLLNCSAKSVVTRNADHFCAESNSSNVCHDMYDDCPAFKGLLEKLPNSSGMACCVTSFARLGNLGIKELECSHYTSAYRRKESHEWRFGISLSFRESEEPVPDIGEFCERCDPARHGFQISEDHPRCGIGRQCICYPHKCEDDFFSGAMPNILPPTLIERIVLFFVLLAGSVLWMMI